Genomic window (Pieris rapae chromosome 4, ilPieRapa1.1, whole genome shotgun sequence):
ATAACGCAATatcactatttaaatatatacacagCTAGCaacattaacaatttattgcGAACGGTAAGCAATATTCctacaaaattgttttggaGTTGCCATTAAATACAAAAGCAGGCTTTCCGTACCTTAAATATCAACTATGAAGCTTCACATGGCAACTCCAATACGTAAACACTTAAAACACTATTTCTCTCTCAGTTGGTTAAGCTAAGCCTATTCGAGTTACATTTTTAACACCCCAACGTGTTGCTATATCGAAAAATAATTGACTGTTAACTTCATTGACATTAATATTTCACAGTAATTGTATAttggcaattaaaaatgtaGCTCGTTTATCGTAAAAatgaattacaataaaatttacaaaccaTAGAATATTCTATCTTCATTACAATTTTGATATGTCCACAATTACCCTTGCCAATCTCTGGAcactcttttaattttatacgcgGCGTCTCGTGCATTAGGTTAGCGTAAAACACGAAGccgtcaaaacaaaaaaaaggtgTACTTTTGAAATCTTCAAGCTAAACAAATTCCCAAACTGGTAATTTTTTTGAGAAGTACAAAGTTTTTGAATAGAATTGggaacatttattattaacttgtgACACCCGAAATAATATCCCTTAAACCTTACCTAGAGAGTATCATTTCAGATCTTTAAAATCCTAGTTAAATAGCAGGTTTATCTCCTGTCTAGGAGGCACAGATGTGTTCTCCTATAGGTACCCTAACTAAACAaactatactaataaaaactgCGGCGGCAAAATGCGgccaaatatttgtttagttactaagaaaaatcaatcaaatctaGGATCATGACAACAGGCCAGGATCACTGAGATAGAATATCCTAAGGTTCAAGATAGACGAAAATCAAACCCGTCTGGGTTTACCGGGGCCCGGACATTCCGCCGACTTGACGATTTGCTCTTTGGGCCTCACTGGATCAGTCTCCATGAAGCCAGGATTAAGTATAATGTTAGGCACAAGTTCTATTATGTCTTGCTCCTCTGAGTAATCTACTAGCATAGCCAAGGCATTCATAGGGTTAGTATACATACCATCAATGTTAGTGCCCGCAGTCCAAGCGTGCGGTCCAAGCCAGTGCGATAGAAGGGAAAGAAGAAAAttttgaatgaataaaaattgtattaatattttaatgggaGGCATGCGTAGAGGAATTCACTCGCTATGTGTCTTAgtgatttaaacaatttaaagagACTTTAAATATCTGgaattggtttattttatgGTTTAATTTCATACAGAAATGAATGTATCAAACACTTCATCGATTTTGATTAAGCTTGGATTTTTTCTTGAGTCTTCACACCAAAAGGGTCACTTctatataatgattttactATTTCTCTCTCTAactatattaagatttatcttattttttgtgCGAGTGAATTTCCCTAAatcgataaaatttattagcaTACCAATCGACCGTAATTATTAGGAATAAAAGACTAATTTGCAATGTAGCAACTAATTGAATTTATACACATGTATCATTAAGGTGAAAatgatcatttatttacatttgaattttaattgtttcacgTTATACTgtcttattactttaattgaaatatttaatataaattatctaagctttattatatatttgaattgaatttaagCTGCCACGTGCgttgataataaattgaattcttaaactaattttattatataagaaataacgTTTATGAAGAATTCTTTACAATAGATATAGTGAAAAACTGGTCCTAAAGCGATCATAAGATTTGAAGATACCCTGCAAGCTTAGATTGAGAGTgtttaaaaccttttaatagtactttgaaattattatattaatgttttttttagttttttttttatataaaatttctaaacTATGGAATGACCTACGTCTCCTTAAGGtaataaatcgatttttgGCAAGTTTATCGTATATTAAGCTTAAAGCTCACTACAtctaatcatatttttttattgcaatggaagcattttttttatctagcAACACTATATTAAGACGAAGCTACTACGTTTTAATTGACATACGTAGCATTGGTCCTTAAGATtggaaacattatattattaattgtgcAAGTTTATGAATAGACTgtcaaaatctatattttaaagattaaattacAAGTTATTGGTAAAAGTAGgcacttattttattattaaccaaAATAGAtacttatatagataaaatctataaaatataaaatggaaGATTTAATTGTGTTGGCACATTATTAAAGtcgtgcaagaagtgcattaaaatttatattaaacttacaaACGTtgaatattgctttttttgtACTTCTCTAATATATCTAAGAAACTCCATACTTTTATTGTATCAAGCTATACTGAGTACATAAAGTActacctatatatttttgacgttgCAAAAACCTTCTCCCCTAtcctttgaatattttatcgctttatattacagtaaaattgacaatacataatatattatttgcgtTTACTTCCAGACGGTTCTTCATATCTATAAACTAATCATGCCTTCTACGAGAAAAGGTACTACGTTCACCCCTGCTACGTCACCTATGTTAATGCTACGAGTGCTACGAACTTCCTACAAATGGTTTAACTTGTAACCCGCTACGAGGCTGTGAAGCTACATCGTAGCTGTGTCCCGCCATCGCTACGTTTTGAGTGAGGTTTTGAAGGATTTACTCTTATATTGTAGTATCATGACTTTAGCCACAAATAATCACCCATTTCTTTCCTTAAAAACATTACTCGAAGCACGAAGCGAAGAAAACGCGATCAAAGGCAAAAATCTACAAACTTCTAGCTATTgtgaataaaacaatgtttcaGGGAAAAATCCTGCTCAAGTGTTCTTCAAGTGTTGCCATCGGTTGGTTGGCCATTTGTCCCGCGCTACTCTACTTAAAGAAGAGAAAATAGAGGCGGGGCAAACGGCGGGGCTACGGCCGGGGCTCACCTGAGCGTCGCCACTCGCGGCACAAAACTGCACATGTTCCTGCTGCCAGGACGGCTAAAGTGCCCATCACTACGCACACCGCAGCCACCCACGTCCGCGTGTCGAACGTCTCAGCGCCTTCCAGGAAGTGCTTGTAAAGTTCTGAAGATGgaggaaaaatatatgtatgtcttCAATATTTTGCAATCAATATCAAGTATTGGATTTGATAAGAGTCATGCCCTACAAATGTATAACTTTGGATAAAGATTAATAAGtttagttagttaattgtattgaatactttgtttgtttgttcctttttgtaaatctttttagttataacatatcatgtattccatctgtggctatgttctcggtgtatttgtttgatattatatgtattttgtgttagctgtaggagtataaaaaataaaaataaaataaatacaacaaaacatTCACCTGTAAGTTTTCTAttagaaatacaattatttgttaaatacctATAAACCTATTGTATCTGATAACATCTTTAACAACTGCGGGCAATTATTTAAAGGTAATAATCCTcattaccaaataaataattcgtaTTATACGAGTATACGCAGGGTGTCTAATTTAAAGTAAGATGTGTTACTGACATGTGTGGCCGGGTTGATTCCATCGTAAAACACTGAtcgtttttagattttttaaatgtccaTGTAATTACTAAGATTATGGAGTATCATTTGATCACCAACTACAATGTCTTTTAGCAAAAGAGAGAAGCCAATATGATTGTTGATTTTATGCTTACCAGCTTCCTGGTCGCTGTATAGGGTGGTGGCAAGAACCTCGACAGGCGGCCCAGGCCCCAACACGTTGTTAGCCCATACCCTGAACCAATATGAGGCATTCGGCTCCAAGTGGTAAACGTCTATTTGACGCTGAAATTGGTTGGGATTTGggattaaattatcttttaaagCTGTGTAAGCGTTACataatctgaggccaagaactaaaaaggttgtagcgcgaTTGGTGACAAAATGTTTagcttataaaagaaaaattgttcatttttgattaaataaaaagtttcacttaCAGAGTTAGGGCTTATATGATTAGGGCTGATAGGTTTCCAGGCCTCCAACGTGCCATTAACTGGCATCGCGGAGCGGTACTGCGCTGTGAAGTCAATGATTGGATGTCCACCGTCACCAGCCACGTTCCACAAAATGATGGCCAGGATTGTTGACGCGTGGACTGTCACGTTCACTAACGGTGGTGGTTCCGCTGGAAAATGTAGATTGTAATTTAGTTTATGATGTTTGTCTCAtcgtagtatttattttatttgtaatcctacagctaacaatttgtaccaacttaaaatgaataaaaaataaaaatgaataacatAGTAAGCATAGCTAACAtaggtaaaacaaaaaacacatATACATGATTTTCAATTGACATTCCTAAATCTGTCCCAAATATTCTGGTTCAGAATCAAGACAATTGTTGATTTGTGTGGTTTTAGTCTCAAAACAGTTAAGCCGCCATGGCCATCTTGGAGACCACACAAACACATTTAATATGTTACGTATTCGTTCCTCGTTTCAGTTTACATAGgaaaacttttatttctgCGAAGTTTGATACATTTCACAGCGCTCAAGTCAGGTCACTTGAAGACGCGAATTATTTCCGTATATTAAAcccaaaatgtttgtaagatgcgatgatttatttaactgtaCATTATTCATGTGATCCGTGATTGAAAAACATTcgttcaaattgtatttagtacAGCTAATTGTTGATAcctactaatttaatttgaaatcccttgaaattcaaaattttagcAAACTACGATACAGTAAGTTCTTACAGTAAGTAAGAAATAGTATCTGGTTATAAATCTAGATTAAATTcattccaaaataaaatgcaacaCCAAATATAGATGCAGTAAACATAAGCTCAGTGCATCGTTGTAATGAACACTGTATCGATGTTTTCTCTATGAGTTCTAGATAGTGTGCACAAGGGACACTATTCAGTAcagtaagtttttataatgttaatgtGAGCAATCCAATGGTAATCATTTATACTCCTGATTAGCAAGCATAAGCATCATTTGTAAATAGAAAAACCACaataaactattttgtttGACTAAAATTTAGCAGCCGCCTCATGTTGGCGATAAGCATCTTcaacaaaaattgttatatatctGACGTAtatgaaaccaaaattatacACGCGTGGCTAGTACCAgctattaaattcttattacaATATGATGGAAGCATTCATGACTTAATTTCCACTGTTGTctgtatattcttaattatgtCGCTTAAGCctttgtgtatttaaaataatactttcgTGGTTTGTTGTGTGCACCTAGAGGTTTCCTACCGAAAGACAGTTTTTAGAAACCAGTAAGAGGGGAGGATCGTCaccttattactttatttatttgtatttttttattattatgttgttGGCGCAAAGAAGCGTACTGCTCTCGTGTCAATGGAGCGAGAGAGACTGTCTAGTGAAACAAACGTATGCCCGAAGAACTcgtaaaatatagaatatttaataagttagtTACACCTTTCGGCCAATAATgtgatgtaatttaattaatttttggctCCATcatgtttgaataaaaacgGAATTAGACAAAGTTTAGAGGTgactttgtaatttttttgtagtgtatttttaataagagcCAATTGAAATTGTTCTGAAGGaccaatacatatttattatttttagttcaaaatttacatacttagataaaatctaaaaatctaATCTACTATACGGCATTTGGTTAATGCCCGCTTTTAAGAAACGCCAAAAGATAGGCCAGGGTAGGTTGGTGGACCAACTAcggacaaaaatattattcaaagaaCAGAAAATCCTAAGCAAGAACGTAAGAATAGATGGAGAAAACAAAGAGGAAACTTAATCATTAATGCCAAGCATCCATCTCAGTGTAATCTATCTGTGATAGGATAAAGATACTACAGAATTTGTGAGTTTGGTGAACcacaaatatcaataataaatgtactcaaagttattaagaaatcaatttgcttttcaatgaaataaaactcaATGATACTTTGATAATCCAAGGAGCTGTTTGCTGAGGTGTATCGATCCGATGGGTATCGCTAAAGGGGCATAGGGGTGATGCAAATTCACGTCAGACACGCAAACGTATACATTTGCATTAGTTTCAAAGTGAATAgtcaaaaagtttatatattatcacgCCTATTTCATGAATGGGCAGACTACAAATTCCTTGCTATGGTCCTGATATCTTcgcttcatttattttcataacattCACCATGCATGCTCGTCGGTTTTATAACCGTatacttttaacattttatcatGTAATGGGAGGTAATCGGGCAGGGGTTtcaagtgatactgccgcccatggaaacATTGCCGGAAGGATCGCAAGCGAGTTGCCAGCCTTTTCAGAATTAGtgcgctctttttttgaaggacttTAAGTCAAACATCTAAAAGCcaaaactcagctgcaggtattagtccGAAGAACTTCTCTGAACACTCTGCatgtaaatgcggtagaacaTGCAGATACTCGTCCCTTCTCTAATACCACCTTTATTTGGGCCAGGTATGTACGATAAGGCCTAGCCAACCCGATTTTAAATAACGATAGATAtgtccataaaaaatatttgaactaattgttaaaaaatctactgttttttttttaatttttgacttGTGTCAATACATAGTTACCGATATCATaagtaaattttgaattaactGGTACTCAATTTAGTATGGAGAACAAGAGCAGTATTTAAAAGCAATGTCATCGttaaataaaaggtaaaaaaaccGTCTGGCAAAAATTACTACACatgtaatatctaaataatatttttttcactattTCAGTAAGCTATATTTGAAGTTTCAGAATGGTAGCTATAGTTCTTTGATACCCTTTTATCGAAAAACCCTCAGTTCTCTTCAAATATTGACCCTCGTTCAGcgagaattttaattacattaatggACGTCCATTTATATCTCCATGGCAACGGGAGGTAGCGTAGACGTAATGTAAACAGCATTTTCGAGGACAGATGCAAGTCGCTTCGAAAGGCGATATTATACGTGTGTGAaggaataaatgtttatacatGAGACTTAATATCGAATTCAATGCCGACATTTATAGGGTTTTGCTTTTATTGgagtttttattaactatagaTACAAAACCTCTGgtcgtaataataaaaaatatgtatagtatTCCAATTCGACTCAGGGTCCTTCCAGACTACACTTTAAGTGCCATGAGCATAAGTTCAGTGGCATTTAAAGTGtcctaacaaaaaaattgttaaaacaaaaaacttggcgattaaaagagtgtcgaagagtttattgccagtttttgTTGTCCCTTCTACgcccttaatttgagaactggcaataaattaagaatttaataagtatttcttctggacgttcataagtgtacattgtattACCTAAAATAATGATGATTATGacgattttgaatttgtttgtgtgtgtatCATTGAACTtccagcccgtttgccccctgttttttttaaatatataggtatatcaTCTATGTTGAATTTAAATTGGTAACATACAATCAAACAAGCAGTATCAGAAGAAGCAGAATCATATTTACACAGATGAAAACTGGTTAATACAATCCAGTCCAATCACAGACACGCAATAGAACCTCTGTATGACAAAGAAGGGTACAAGTTTAGAACAATTCGTATagacattaatataattgccATTATTACGCAAGAAAACGCTTTCCTTTGATTCTTTTTAGTCTTTAAGGATTTTGATTGTATACAGttgtatactaatataatcGGTATTATACCAGAGGTAACCGGttcgttaatttatatttattactcttAACCAAAACTGGTACTGGTCGACATTAAAGTACAAGTGCGAATCTTTGACACACAAGAGCATATGAACAAACTGTAGTTATCATGTTAggataatatttagaaacgaCATACGCTAATACGATACCCGGACGtcaaatactaattaaattctgcgcaacacataaattatttggaacataaaagttccgaataagatacttggcatttcatgacgaatagcgctatctgacagtcgtgaagcgcaacaaacactagtttatcctaccaataagtaagaaatagcttatttggaacttatccgtacattgtgaaacagaccctctgaatgtcaaattaataaagaagtttattCTTGATAAACATAAATGACTCTTACttgggaaaaaatatttaaaaccgaAAAAGAACTCATACTCATATTTAGTCGAGAAAACATATAGATAGAGTTTCTACCTATCTTTATGGCCGATGATAGCCGATAAGGTTGTAATTAAGTATCTAATATAATAGatcagccgggacctttgattttggtcaatataacaggaatatttttccaaacgatgtcgtcgtaaacgggttttgactgtatatatattagaaaatcgtaCGTTATTACTGCGTCAAAGTGTAATCAAAAAACTCTGCAGACGTATTCTGGACGGGTCCACTGCTCATATTATCCATATCTCATGAGGCGAGCTGTTGTCTCTCTCGCTCCATATTTTTCAAACTTACTTACCAACCTAACTGATGCTGCTCGAGACAGACCAACATACAGAGGTcaaaacattctttttaagaacaggaggcaatcacttaacatcagatgagcctcacataaaaaaaaaacagataagtttttttatttatataagtaactgAATTGCAGTTAAATTCGCCAGCAAATTGATAACAAAATTAACGTAAACTGATACAATGAGGGCGGACACGTCCAATCATTTTAAACGTAATCCGATACACAACGGGTAGCTCTGTCAACTTAATAACGTAACAGCAATTAGGGAATGTAAATGCACAATgtctaaagtatttttaagctattgcatagcttTTATCGCGGGCCTTGAGCGTGGGGACCGCATctagaaattccgtaacgaaaaaaacGTAACACCCCCCCCCTCCGACCACCAAActgtttgatattaaaataagcgaTATTAAAAGTAGccctctttttttttttttttttaattttgtctaaatTAACCAAAACTTGCACGAGTTGAGATTCTTTACCTACCTCGACCATTAAAAGCACGCAGAGATGGATGATTAATAACGAATTGGCATGACTCACACACACTCTTAAACACACAGTGAGTACGCACACACacctatttaaattcaaatttaggtAGGTCACTTATGAaagtcaataaagaaatacatatttaatgcttatttttacatttactgccagttctcaaatcaaaggcgtGGAACgaacgagaagaactggcaattcATTCTCCGCCACTCTCTTTAATCGCCAacatctttattttacaaaatgtttgtaaggagctgcaaccattacaccacgtTCTATaagatatctttaaataattaccaaaaaataaaaaaattaaagatttgtcGTCTATTAGCAGTAGGcttggtgaaataggagcacgcacttacattctcgctGAAACAACATGCAAATgcatagtcgaaataactaattCGCATACTTATACATTCACGCATACTAAAGGTCTAACATGACTTGCTTGAATAGATGTATTACCTATTTACCTACTAAGactactaatttttttttaaacatacaccGTTTGGTGGGAAATGGAATGGGTTGGAGAAATTCTCTAGTTAACCCATAACACGGCTTTTTGTACAGACAAGCGATAGGTGAATTTTGTCACAACTATATTTCTGTCATAAAGATAAGAAGatgttattacaaatataaataggttttcaaaatcaagaaaaaaatcagtaaTGCTCTACTGTAGTCGTCTTGCTCACTTTTTCTAACAAattctaatatattaataagattagcgtctaaattcttaaaaaaaccttttttccaTTACGGTTTCTGTTAATCGAAGGTTATACCAGATATAAACCAATCAAAGGGAACGTTCCATCGGTAATGGTACAGCACGTGTCGGTATGACAAAGACtgaataatacaattactGTATGCCAGAGCGAGACATTTGCCGCCGTTTGAACCGCGTTTTATGCACTCCCTTGTGTATCGGGCGAAACATTACGTCAATCGGTCATACCTATATTGACTTTCGTTTTTTTCAGTATTTCCACATTATACGAAACAACACATAGAACAATACACAACTTTGAACTTTGAACATTTTATGCTAAGTACGTCAAGTTAGTTTATTTCGCATTAACATTGATACTCATACTctctcaaaaatatataataatatataaataagataaagtTCCACCTGGATATCGTATTATAATAGTCACCCAGTCTTTGAAACAAATTGTATCACGTCTGACACTATTAACACTGCACTTGGAGCTTAATTAAAATCTCTCACCAATTGAGTGAACGAGCTTTCGCGCCTTCAAAGAACTATGTTTGTTTTTCACTTTTTCTTTTGCTACACAATTATTTGAGTTAATGGGCTTTTGACGTCGAATTATCAAACCACAATTAattggtaatattttaataatgtaatcattatgttatattagatTAGGCAACGTTTTACATtcatagtaaaaatttaaaaagcacGTTTGAGCATATCTATAGAcggctattattttattagaaaataaagaaatgaatTGGGTCTTCATTAATCAGTAGTAATTCTggaatttcttaattattgaatCTCATCCCATTTGATAGGCTTCCTCAACGCCAGACTTGGCCAATTTATATGTCAATACtacaataattaagtaaagtgCAAAAAGTTCTATCttataaatagcttaaaatactttgaataatacaattgttttcactttaaaaaatgtccaATTACACGATAATGTCGCTTCAATCAGATGTGTAACGAGCCATGAGGATTACCGAAGTAATGAAGATTGATATCTTTGACATTATTTTCCGTATGTTTCTATCATACTCCGAGGTTCATATGACGTAAGACTACCATCCGTATACATCTCAATTGGCTTGCGTTGACTAACAtgagaaagtaaaaattaaaaataaattagtttttaattaattaattactattaattgcaGCAGGCTTATGATGGCagaggttgtttttataagttcacGATATTGTTttagcttataaaaaattgttttatctaaataacagatgagcgtatatttttctaatcccgGATCTTAGACTACCACCGCcgatggacactcttaatgccagtggggtcgcgagtgcgttgccttttaaaaattggtacgctcttttcttgaaggaccctaagtctaattggttcggaaatacttcagtgggcagctggttccacatagtggatacttatttttttcatgttatAGAAGGttaacgggcagaaggctcacctgatattaagtgataccgccgcccatggacactgccagaaggctcgcgattagatatatatttgaaaatgacagtattatgtctatgtctattaTAGATGTCTTATAGAATTCAATTCAATCAATGGTGACCTAGCACATGTATTAATGATCTTGGAATGGAGGTCACATCAACTATAGATCAGTTATGAGTAAgatcattaatttattcaatcagATATTGCATAATTCTGATccaaaaattcattaaaaaatatgagtgAAGTCTTTTAATCTggactttaattaaaatacagttaatttaaatatgtaatggtTTCAGACTCTCATCCCCGAGGTCGTAGGTCGAAGGTGGCTGTGCACTAAgagactttctatgtgcgcatttaacactcccACAAACGGTGAATGAAACAACGTGAGGGTTGGCTTGCCTTAGGCGTAAAAACGGCGTGTGCTAGTCACGGCGagggctgatcacctactctccatgaaacagatacagaaatctgaaggcCAGACCAATTAttgactgatttatttaatacattcgAGCAAAATGACACTCTTTATTTTGTACTGGATTCAGTGGATCCAGCAAGTCAATTTATCTACCCGTATTAATGTTACCTACGAAATCCGAAATTTACCGATTttcaacttttaattaatttacatatttttttatttatttatacgaagGGGTGAATCCCCTTCGTAACATATACGAAGGGGATTCACCTTCGTATATGTTATATCAagctatattttctaaaatacatgacaattaTAGCAAACCTTAATGTTACGAGAAACACAAATActacaaatatttctattttatttcacttcaaatcatttataaaaagcaaatcatttataaaaacaagatTTATAGCTGTGGTTATAGATCAGACAATGATAAGTAAATTTTAGCTGAGTATTACTTATTAACAAATCGAgtgtttcataatttaaaaatgccttcaatatttctgaataattttattttcctttacaGTAATGAACATTTATCTTATTGTGACATATAGCCacagatatacaaatatattttataaatacttgtataatataaatacaaccaAACTAAGcctattagttttaaagaataaacTACACTAGGTACTTGTAGAATTTTTTTCTAACCATGCAACGCTTGTTCAACAATCGTATAGCAACCAGTTAACGTTGGTCC
Coding sequences:
- the LOC110997179 gene encoding Down syndrome cell adhesion molecule-like protein 1 homolog, whose protein sequence is MLLEHLLVPVICLGIEVFGRVLGDEVEIRQVGTDKGTENVTIPCGSEPLMPAVNVQWVYRGNRTHHEVLADGSLLLALVGVEDEGLYECGVENETSFVDRVNVTVRTEPPPLVNVTVHASTILAIILWNVAGDGGHPIIDFTAQYRSAMPVNGTLEAWKPISPNHISPNSRQIDVYHLEPNASYWFRVWANNVLGPGPPVEVLATTLYSDQEAELYKHFLEGAETFDTRTWVAAVCVVMGTLAVLAAGTCAVLCREWRRSDYSEEQDIIELVPNIILNPGFMETDPVRPKEQIVKSAECPGPGKPRRV